Proteins encoded together in one Thalassotalea crassostreae window:
- the tyrR gene encoding transcriptional regulator TyrR: MRIEITCQDRVGIAQQVLAVFVEREINIRGIDAQTESGQIFIHTPDLDFSQLQDFMPQLRLIDGVVDVKTNSYMPSERERNVLDTIVRTLPDPLILIDVKGNVYGLNQVAKHKIGLERSEIVNAPVSNWIKGFNITRFLEGDEILAQTRKIKFQEEDFVADILPVTVPSENKQKILAGAILMLKSEARLGQQIIAFKHPKTGDFSGIQASSSGMRKVIREARKMAVIESSILIVGETGVGKELLARSCHSASDRNEHPFLVLNCASMPDSACESELFGKQVNGQLKKGIFELADGGTIFLDEVAEMSPKLQSKLLRVLEDSSFRRVDEEEEVKVNIRVISATSKDLLSLVEQGEFREDLYYRLNVLGLTIPALRDRRQDIAPLAQTFMNKAANINQKHSVNFDKDCLDFIESYPWPGNVRQLENVILRAVSLLDDETLKVAHLQLPTYTSDQGYLEQEFSGTLDDAVKGFEANLLRKLYPAYPSTRQLAKKLGLSHTAIANKLREYNINKKTVKI; encoded by the coding sequence GTGCGTATAGAAATCACTTGTCAGGATAGAGTGGGGATTGCTCAACAAGTATTGGCAGTCTTTGTAGAAAGAGAAATTAACATAAGAGGCATTGATGCTCAGACAGAGTCAGGGCAAATTTTTATTCACACTCCCGATCTAGATTTTTCACAATTACAAGACTTTATGCCGCAACTTCGTTTGATTGACGGTGTTGTCGATGTAAAAACTAACTCCTATATGCCGTCTGAACGTGAACGTAATGTATTAGATACTATCGTTCGCACTTTACCCGATCCTTTAATACTTATTGATGTAAAGGGTAATGTTTATGGATTAAACCAGGTAGCAAAACATAAAATTGGCCTAGAACGTAGCGAAATAGTGAATGCTCCTGTAAGTAATTGGATCAAAGGTTTTAATATCACTAGGTTTCTCGAAGGCGATGAAATATTAGCTCAAACTAGAAAGATTAAATTTCAGGAAGAAGATTTTGTTGCTGATATATTGCCGGTAACAGTACCGAGTGAAAACAAACAGAAAATACTTGCTGGCGCAATATTAATGTTAAAATCGGAAGCGCGTCTCGGGCAACAAATTATTGCCTTTAAACACCCCAAAACAGGCGATTTTTCAGGTATTCAAGCAAGCTCTTCTGGGATGCGTAAAGTTATCCGAGAAGCAAGAAAAATGGCGGTTATTGAATCATCGATTTTAATCGTTGGTGAAACTGGTGTAGGTAAGGAACTATTAGCACGTTCATGTCACAGTGCTTCTGATCGCAATGAACATCCTTTCTTAGTTCTAAATTGTGCGTCGATGCCAGACTCTGCTTGTGAATCAGAGTTGTTCGGTAAACAAGTTAATGGTCAACTTAAAAAGGGAATTTTTGAACTTGCCGACGGAGGTACAATATTTCTTGATGAAGTGGCAGAAATGTCGCCGAAACTTCAATCGAAACTTCTTCGTGTTCTCGAAGATAGCAGTTTTAGACGAGTCGACGAAGAAGAAGAAGTTAAGGTTAATATCCGAGTTATCAGTGCCACAAGTAAAGATTTGTTGAGTTTAGTGGAGCAGGGCGAATTTCGTGAAGACTTATATTACAGACTCAATGTATTAGGCTTAACAATCCCTGCACTAAGGGATAGGCGTCAAGATATTGCACCTTTAGCACAAACCTTTATGAATAAAGCTGCAAATATAAATCAAAAACACAGCGTCAACTTTGATAAAGATTGCCTAGATTTTATTGAAAGTTATCCATGGCCTGGAAACGTCCGTCAATTGGAAAACGTGATATTAAGAGCTGTGTCATTGTTGGACGACGAAACGTTGAAAGTTGCGCATTTACAATTGCCAACATATACCAGTGACCAAGGGTATTTAGAGCAGGAATTTAGTGGCACATTGGATGATGCTGTTAAAGGCTTTGAAGCTAACTTATTACGCAAACTTTATCCTGCATACCCAAGTACGCGTCAGTTGGCGAAAAAGCTTGGTTTAAGTCATACCGCGATCGCAAATAAACTACGCGAGTATAATATCAATAAGAAAACCGTAAAAATTTAA
- a CDS encoding DUF3014 domain-containing protein, with the protein MLFTNRDNKLSFRQKGAMNVVVLITIVVALVVVFALIWQQKNDEKLESNLVEEVQPVTEPVEPQIEPEVEVEIAEPVESEIIEEDVIVIELPELNESDDELKQHLSTLSWNKQLLSLMLTDDLIRRIVVFTDNFVRGEVAYTHIPLKPLEQSFQTDVVDSDSYVINMSNYSRYLSYIELMHSFEPEQLVASYLQYEPLFQQAYEELGYQEEFRQAVKTLLDQILETQMIDVETKLQKPEHYYQYQQENIEQLSDAEKFLLRMGKENLLQLKAIALELENQLNKQAQAG; encoded by the coding sequence ATGCTTTTTACTAATAGAGACAATAAACTAAGCTTTCGCCAAAAAGGTGCGATGAATGTTGTCGTTTTGATAACGATTGTTGTTGCTTTAGTCGTCGTGTTTGCTTTAATTTGGCAACAAAAAAACGACGAAAAACTAGAATCTAACTTAGTTGAAGAAGTTCAACCGGTGACTGAACCAGTAGAGCCGCAAATCGAGCCTGAGGTTGAAGTCGAAATAGCTGAGCCAGTAGAGTCAGAAATTATCGAAGAAGACGTCATTGTTATAGAGTTACCCGAATTAAATGAAAGTGATGATGAACTTAAGCAGCATTTATCGACACTTTCGTGGAACAAACAGCTGTTATCATTGATGCTAACCGATGATTTGATCCGCCGTATTGTCGTATTTACCGATAACTTTGTTCGAGGTGAAGTTGCTTACACACATATTCCGCTAAAACCGCTTGAACAATCATTTCAAACAGACGTTGTTGATAGCGACTCTTATGTCATTAATATGAGTAATTACTCACGCTATTTAAGTTATATAGAATTAATGCACTCTTTTGAGCCGGAGCAATTAGTTGCGAGTTATTTACAATATGAGCCTTTGTTTCAGCAAGCATACGAAGAATTAGGTTATCAGGAAGAATTCCGCCAAGCTGTAAAGACTCTGCTTGATCAGATTTTAGAGACTCAAATGATCGATGTTGAAACTAAGCTGCAAAAACCTGAACACTATTATCAATACCAACAAGAAAATATTGAACAGTTGAGCGATGCAGAAAAGTTTTTATTAAGAATGGGTAAAGAAAACTTATTGCAATTAAAAGCAATCGCACTGGAACTTGAAAATCAATTAAATAAGCAAGCACAAGCGGGTTAA
- the maiA gene encoding maleylacetoacetate isomerase — MIKLYGYWRSSAAYRVRVALNLKNIEHQLISVHLVKDGGQQHQPSYVEMNPTHLVPTLVDGDFTLNQSLAIIDYLEDTHPQLPLYPENIKEKSVVKALAFDIACDVHPLNNLRILQYLDKNLGVSADQKTAWYHHWITVGFTALEKQLSKTAGVFCFGDSVTIADLCLIPQIYNAKRFNVDMTEFPIINKIEANCQKLQAFIDALPENQADAT; from the coding sequence ATGATCAAACTATACGGCTATTGGCGTTCTTCTGCTGCGTACCGAGTAAGAGTCGCGCTTAATCTTAAAAACATTGAACATCAATTAATTTCGGTTCATTTAGTAAAAGACGGTGGTCAGCAGCATCAACCAAGTTATGTAGAGATGAACCCTACTCATTTAGTGCCAACGCTAGTTGATGGTGATTTTACCTTAAATCAATCATTAGCAATCATTGACTATCTTGAAGATACTCATCCGCAATTACCTTTATATCCAGAAAATATAAAAGAAAAATCAGTTGTTAAAGCATTAGCATTTGATATTGCGTGTGATGTACATCCATTAAATAATCTTAGAATCTTACAATACTTAGATAAAAACCTAGGTGTTAGTGCTGATCAAAAAACGGCTTGGTATCATCATTGGATTACAGTTGGATTTACTGCTCTAGAAAAACAGTTAAGCAAAACCGCTGGCGTATTTTGTTTTGGCGACTCTGTAACCATTGCAGATCTTTGTTTGATCCCGCAAATTTATAATGCCAAACGTTTTAATGTTGATATGACAGAATTTCCGATCATCAATAAGATCGAAGCGAACTGCCAGAAACTTCAGGCATTTATTGACGCTTTGCCTGAAAACCAAGCAGATGCCACTTAA
- a CDS encoding 1-acyl-sn-glycerol-3-phosphate acyltransferase codes for MDKDIIESRVPELPNSIPRTGGNISRWFGLKLMSLFGWKITGNFPNKKKMILAVAPHTSNWDFVIGVVVKMALNLKLNFLGKHSIFFWPFSLWLKAIGGIPIDRRKSSGVVGQLVEYFNSKETLVLALAPEGTRSKVSEWKTGFLTVANQANVDVVPVALDFTNKQVVFFSARKISDDIDGELEAFKALFDSKWAKFPQKF; via the coding sequence GTGGATAAAGACATTATTGAGTCGAGAGTACCTGAGCTACCAAATAGCATTCCGCGTACCGGTGGTAATATTTCTCGTTGGTTTGGATTAAAATTGATGTCATTGTTTGGTTGGAAAATCACCGGTAACTTTCCCAACAAAAAAAAGATGATATTGGCGGTGGCACCGCACACCTCAAATTGGGACTTTGTCATTGGCGTTGTTGTTAAAATGGCATTGAACCTAAAGCTTAACTTTTTAGGAAAACACTCGATATTTTTCTGGCCATTTAGTTTATGGTTAAAAGCGATAGGTGGCATTCCAATTGATCGACGTAAGTCTTCAGGTGTTGTTGGTCAATTGGTCGAGTATTTTAACAGCAAAGAAACCTTAGTTTTAGCTCTTGCGCCTGAAGGCACTCGGTCGAAAGTAAGCGAATGGAAAACAGGGTTTTTGACCGTTGCTAATCAAGCAAATGTGGATGTTGTTCCCGTTGCACTAGATTTTACTAATAAACAGGTTGTGTTCTTTAGTGCTCGAAAAATCAGTGATGATATTGATGGCGAACTTGAAGCATTTAAAGCCTTATTCGATAGTAAATGGGCAAAATTTCCGCAAAAATTTTAA
- a CDS encoding 4a-hydroxytetrahydrobiopterin dehydratase, whose product MTLAKQQCEACHADAPKVSDQELADLIKEIPDWVPQVRDGVMMLEREYKFKNYKLAWAFSNKVSELAEAEFHHPSILLEWGKVTVTWWTHAIGGLHRNDFICAAKTDSML is encoded by the coding sequence ATGACATTAGCAAAACAACAATGTGAAGCATGCCACGCAGATGCACCAAAGGTTTCTGATCAAGAGCTAGCTGATTTAATAAAAGAGATCCCTGATTGGGTACCGCAAGTACGTGACGGCGTTATGATGCTTGAGCGTGAATATAAGTTCAAAAATTACAAATTAGCATGGGCTTTTAGTAATAAAGTCTCAGAACTTGCAGAAGCTGAATTTCATCATCCGTCTATTTTGCTTGAATGGGGCAAGGTAACCGTTACATGGTGGACTCATGCGATTGGTGGTTTACACCGTAATGACTTTATTTGCGCCGCTAAAACTGACAGCATGTTATAA
- the phhA gene encoding phenylalanine 4-monooxygenase — MFKSQRKVIMAKETSYVSKIGDDNGFITWTAEENDIWQKLFKRQMACIEGKACDEFLDGLKTLGLPEDKIPQLDDVSQILMAKTGWQCHQVPALIGFGEFFRLLSERKFPVATFIRSEEEFDYLQEPDIFHEIFGHCPLLTNKAFADFTQMYGELGLAASKEDRVFLARLYWFTVEFGLLDTDDGLRIYGGGILSSPGETLYAMNDPKALRKPLDIVDVFRTPYRIDIMQPIYYMLNSINDLDTIRKTDLMALVEQAKELGLHTPLFQPKNIKIAS, encoded by the coding sequence CTGTTTAAGTCACAAAGGAAAGTAATTATGGCTAAAGAAACGTCTTATGTTTCTAAAATTGGCGATGATAATGGCTTTATAACTTGGACGGCTGAAGAGAACGATATTTGGCAAAAGCTATTTAAACGTCAAATGGCATGCATCGAAGGTAAAGCCTGTGACGAATTTCTCGATGGTTTAAAAACGTTAGGTTTACCTGAAGATAAAATTCCTCAACTAGATGATGTATCACAAATTTTAATGGCAAAGACTGGTTGGCAGTGTCATCAAGTGCCTGCTTTAATTGGTTTCGGCGAGTTTTTTCGATTGTTGAGTGAACGCAAATTCCCTGTTGCGACTTTTATTCGCAGTGAAGAAGAGTTTGACTATCTGCAAGAACCCGACATATTTCATGAAATATTTGGTCATTGTCCTTTATTAACCAATAAAGCGTTTGCCGACTTTACTCAAATGTACGGTGAACTAGGTTTAGCAGCAAGCAAAGAAGATAGAGTATTTTTAGCTAGACTATACTGGTTTACTGTAGAGTTTGGTTTATTAGATACTGATGATGGCTTGCGTATCTATGGCGGCGGGATTTTATCATCACCAGGTGAAACGTTATACGCAATGAATGATCCTAAAGCGCTGCGCAAGCCACTGGATATCGTTGACGTATTTAGAACACCATACCGTATTGATATTATGCAACCAATTTATTACATGCTAAACAGCATCAATGATTTGGATACAATTCGAAAAACCGATTTAATGGCTCTTGTTGAACAAGCTAAAGAGCTTGGTTTACACACACCATTATTTCAACCAAAAAACATCAAAATAGCCAGTTAA